A region from the Aegilops tauschii subsp. strangulata cultivar AL8/78 chromosome 5, Aet v6.0, whole genome shotgun sequence genome encodes:
- the LOC109768607 gene encoding serine/threonine-protein kinase RIPK: protein MAAQSWNPFSCCVRGAAVDGDDHCESRRGNKGSPRSPLKNLSSSGTLSPEELSLTLSGSNLHAFTYAELRAATASFSRANYLGCGGFGPVYKGAVDDKLRPGLAAQPVAVKYLDLECGTQGHQEWLAEVFFLGQLRHKNLVKLIGYCYEDEHRMLVYEFMSAGSLEKHLFKSTNGSLPWMTRMKIAVGAAKGLALLHGADPPVIYRDFKASNILLDSDYNTKLSDFGLAKDGPQGDATHVTTRVMGTHGYAAPEYIMTGHLTAKSDVYSFGVVLLELLSGRQSVDRARRPREQNLVDWARPYLKRSDKLHQVIDSALECQYSCKGAEVAALVAYKCLSQNPKSRPSMREVVKALEPVLDMDDFFPAGPFVLTIVVEDDKVMDMKVETEEKHQSHHQNHQDRHRHKYPESAIHGDIVIHGDNRQVAGFTGALRRQQRTLSYHRERGA, encoded by the exons ATGGCTGCGCAATCTTGGAACCCTTTCTCTTGCTGCGTCCGCGGGGCAGCCGTGGACGGCGACGACCACTGCGAGTCGCGGAGGGGGAATAAGGGCAGCCCGAGGTCGCCGCTGAAGAACCTGAGCTCGTCGGGGACGCTATCACCGGAGGAGCTGTCGCTGACGCTGTCCGGCTCGAACCTGCACGCCTTCACCTACGCCGAGCTCCGAGCGGCGACGGCGAGCTTCTCGCGCGCCAACTACCTCGGCTGCGGCGGCTTCGGCCCGGTCTACAAGGGCGCCGTCGACGACAAGCTCCGCCCCGGGCTGGCCGCGCAGCCCGTCGCCGTCAAGTACCTCGACCTGGAGTGCGGCACGCAGGGACACCAAGAGTGGCTG GCAGAGGTTTTCTTCCTTGGGCAACTGAGGCACAAGAACCTGGTGAAATTGATCGGGTACTGCTACGAGGACGAGCATCGAATGCTGGTGTACGAGTTCATGAGCGCCGGGAGCTTGGAGAAGCACCTCTTCAAAA GTACCAATGGTTCTCTCCCATGGATGACAAGGATGAAGATCGCCGTCGGCGCGGCAAAGGGCCTCGCCTTGCTCCATGGTGCCGACCCGCCGGTGATCTACCGCGACTTCAAAGCCTCCAACATCTTGCTCGACTCG GACTACAACACTAAATTGTCAGACTTTGGGCTGGCCAAGGATGGGCCTCAAGGCGACGCAACACACGTGACAACACGTGTAATGGGGACACACGGGTATGCAGCGCCCGAGTATATCATGACGGGCCACTTAACCGCCAAAAGCGACGTCTACAGCTTCGGTGTTGTGCTCCTGGAGCTACTCTCAGGACGACAATCCGTGGACCGTGCACGACGACCAAGGGAACAAAACCTAGTGGACTGGGCTAGGCCCTATCTCAAACGGTCGGACAAACTACACCAGGTGATCGACTCAGCCCTCGAGTGTCAGTACTCGTGCAAGGGTGCTGAAGTGGCTGCGCTGGTGGCATACAAGTGTTTGAGCCAAAACCCCAAGTCCCGACCATCCATGCGTGAGGTCGTCAAGGCATTGGAGCCTGTACTCGACATGGATGACTTTTTTCCAGCGGGACCGTTCGTGCTCACCATCGTTGTCGAGGATGACAAGGTGATGGACATGAAGGTGGAGACTGAGGAGAAGCACCAAAGCCATCACCAGAACCATCAGGATAGGCACCGACATAAGTACCCCGAATCAGCGATCCACGGTGACATTGTGATCCATGGAGACAACAGACAGGTTGCCGGGTTCACCGGTGCGTTGCGGCGACAACAGAGGACGTTGAGTTACCACCGGGAAAGAGGGGCTTAA